One window of the Acidobacteriota bacterium genome contains the following:
- a CDS encoding sigma-70 family RNA polymerase sigma factor, giving the protein MNDEQLVAAILAGHQDEFKQLVERYQGRLVNYLYRMLRNVDEAHDLAQDVFIKVYQALDSFNPRYRFSTWLFRVAKNAAIDHLRKKRMKLVSLNRQDPDSGEPQDWDLPSPDRGPYGELRNLERGDAIQEAIEGLPWEYRELILMRHYGELSYDEIATLKEMPLGTVKNKLFRGRQMLKQKLASYLTD; this is encoded by the coding sequence TTGAATGACGAACAGTTAGTGGCCGCCATACTCGCGGGTCACCAGGACGAATTTAAGCAGCTGGTAGAGCGCTATCAGGGGCGCTTGGTCAACTACTTGTACCGGATGCTGCGCAACGTGGACGAAGCCCACGACCTAGCGCAGGACGTCTTCATCAAGGTGTACCAGGCGTTGGATAGCTTCAATCCGCGCTACCGTTTCTCGACCTGGTTGTTCCGGGTGGCGAAGAACGCCGCCATCGACCATCTGCGCAAGAAGCGGATGAAGTTGGTTTCTTTGAATCGGCAGGATCCGGACAGCGGCGAACCCCAGGATTGGGATCTGCCGAGCCCGGATCGTGGGCCCTACGGAGAGCTACGCAACCTGGAGCGCGGAGACGCCATCCAGGAGGCCATCGAGGGACTGCCGTGGGAGTATCGGGAGTTGATCCTGATGCGTCACTACGGCGAGCTGTCCTACGACGAGATCGCCACCCTCAAGGAAATGCCCTTGGGGACGGTGAAGAACAAGCTTTTCCGGGGCCGGCAGATGCTCAAGCAGAAGCTGGCGAGCTACCTCACCGACTGA
- a CDS encoding polymer-forming cytoskeletal protein, translating into MNRAVRQFALQLVCQRASLALAAILLVTGFGWSAVNTLAQTEVGEAAAAPALHLRSGAVARNQVVGLGRDVVIDGDAGSDVVAVAGSVTVAGKVEGDVIALGGDVRLQPTARIQGEVFALGGVIEAAPGADLGGRTVSYPSVATSFLALVAEPALGLPPLSPPVLLAKLSLLTAWLLLVLLCFAASAPQVLATAQSVRVEPLRNVWVGLTGIASFVLTGLFVSAFAGPVAGLPLLALVILALLLLKLWGMVAVFYAVGDALCRRLRRKGGPRVATLTAATVGLGVLGLVKLIPYLGTWVWTIASLVAVGAALSTKLGRREPWFELDPAPASSRS; encoded by the coding sequence ATGAATCGAGCTGTCCGTCAATTCGCCCTTCAATTGGTCTGTCAACGAGCGTCCCTAGCCCTGGCCGCGATCCTGTTGGTCACCGGCTTTGGATGGAGCGCTGTCAATACCTTGGCCCAAACCGAGGTGGGGGAAGCTGCAGCCGCTCCGGCCCTGCACCTGCGCTCCGGCGCCGTGGCGCGCAATCAGGTGGTGGGGTTGGGCCGGGACGTGGTGATCGACGGCGACGCCGGTTCCGACGTGGTGGCGGTGGCGGGATCGGTGACGGTGGCGGGCAAGGTCGAAGGGGACGTGATCGCCCTCGGTGGCGACGTTCGGCTGCAACCCACCGCCCGCATCCAGGGCGAGGTCTTCGCCCTCGGAGGGGTGATCGAGGCGGCCCCGGGGGCGGATCTGGGCGGCCGCACGGTCTCCTATCCCAGCGTCGCCACATCCTTCCTCGCTCTGGTGGCGGAGCCGGCTTTGGGCTTGCCGCCGCTGTCGCCGCCGGTGTTGTTGGCCAAGCTCTCGCTCCTCACCGCCTGGCTGCTCTTGGTGCTGCTGTGCTTCGCCGCCAGCGCCCCGCAGGTTCTGGCAACGGCGCAGAGCGTGCGGGTGGAACCCCTGCGCAATGTCTGGGTGGGGCTCACCGGCATCGCCAGCTTTGTGTTGACGGGGCTCTTCGTCAGCGCTTTCGCCGGGCCGGTGGCGGGACTGCCGCTGCTCGCCCTGGTGATTCTGGCCCTGCTCCTGCTCAAGCTGTGGGGGATGGTGGCGGTGTTCTACGCCGTCGGGGACGCGTTGTGCCGGCGCTTGCGGCGCAAAGGGGGGCCGCGGGTCGCCACCCTCACCGCTGCCACCGTCGGGCTCGGCGTGCTGGGGTTGGTCAAACTCATCCCCTACCTCGGCACCTGGGTCTGGACCATCGCCAGCCTGGTGGCGGTGGGGGCGGCCTTGAGCACCAAGCTGGGCCGCCGGGAGCCGTGGTTCGAGCTCGATCCGGCGCCGGCGTCCTCCCGCTCCTGA
- a CDS encoding serine protease codes for MRWMTIGLCVLACLGLAVGAGADGEMTRANLVDPAVEDFTAPKPIQVGEEIAFTLQSPEFLGGLVAGRNDLVWSEEIAYPEATYIAPHFSNFDLPEGAYLVVRDPENVRSWTYQGGEDLGKERANGFWGIHISGPKAVLELHSSVALPEGAVTLDSFAHGFSELDATPGDTEALCGTDDSGWAKCYQSSEPTIYSESRAVARLLINGTSACTGWLVGSEGHVMTNEHCIGGSSAAANTNFEFMAEGSSCSTSCASWGACSGTVVATSSTLVKLNAGLDYALVKLPTNPTGTYGYMQMRNSTPSVNERIYIPQHPAHWGKKIAVFSSHSSDGSGYAEIYSLSRPACSGSGSDIGYYADTQGGSSGSPVLAYSDHLVVSLHHCANCPNRGVPITSIISDLGSSVPADAIGSGGGPPPTGGCPSGYTSHTGSISNGQSIVVSQGSASGTIIGELDGTATDLDLYLDVESCSWWSCSWSNVDSGTSPDSTETVNYSGSSGTYRWRVVSYSGSGTYELCVNQP; via the coding sequence ATGCGATGGATGACGATTGGATTGTGCGTGCTCGCCTGTCTCGGCCTTGCTGTCGGTGCTGGCGCCGACGGCGAGATGACCCGAGCGAATCTGGTGGACCCTGCGGTGGAGGATTTCACCGCGCCGAAGCCCATCCAGGTGGGTGAGGAGATCGCTTTCACCCTGCAGTCGCCGGAATTCTTGGGCGGCCTGGTGGCCGGCCGCAACGACCTGGTGTGGAGCGAGGAGATCGCCTATCCGGAGGCGACCTACATCGCCCCCCATTTCTCCAACTTCGACCTGCCGGAAGGCGCGTACCTGGTGGTGCGGGACCCGGAGAACGTCCGTTCCTGGACCTATCAGGGCGGTGAGGATCTGGGCAAGGAGCGGGCCAACGGCTTCTGGGGTATTCACATCAGCGGCCCCAAGGCCGTCCTCGAGCTGCACAGCTCGGTGGCGCTGCCGGAAGGGGCGGTAACCCTGGATAGCTTCGCCCACGGCTTCAGCGAGCTGGATGCCACCCCTGGAGACACGGAAGCCCTGTGTGGCACCGACGACTCCGGCTGGGCCAAGTGCTATCAGAGCAGCGAGCCCACCATCTACAGCGAGTCCCGCGCGGTGGCGCGGCTGCTGATCAACGGCACCTCGGCGTGCACCGGCTGGCTGGTGGGCAGCGAGGGCCATGTGATGACCAACGAGCATTGCATCGGTGGTTCCTCGGCGGCGGCCAACACCAATTTCGAGTTCATGGCAGAGGGTAGCTCCTGCTCCACCAGCTGCGCGTCCTGGGGCGCTTGCTCCGGCACCGTGGTGGCCACCTCCTCGACTCTGGTGAAGCTCAACGCCGGTCTCGACTACGCTCTGGTCAAGCTGCCCACCAACCCCACCGGTACCTACGGCTACATGCAGATGCGCAACTCGACGCCGTCGGTGAACGAGCGCATCTACATTCCGCAGCATCCCGCCCATTGGGGCAAGAAGATCGCGGTCTTCTCCAGCCACTCCAGCGACGGCTCCGGCTACGCCGAGATCTACAGCCTCAGCCGCCCCGCGTGCAGCGGCTCCGGCTCGGACATCGGCTACTACGCCGACACCCAGGGTGGCTCCTCCGGCTCGCCGGTGCTGGCCTACTCGGATCACCTGGTGGTCTCGCTCCACCATTGCGCCAACTGCCCCAACCGGGGCGTGCCCATCACCTCCATCATCAGTGATCTGGGCTCCAGCGTGCCGGCGGACGCCATCGGTAGCGGCGGTGGCCCGCCGCCCACCGGCGGCTGCCCGTCGGGCTACACCTCTCACACCGGTTCGATCTCCAACGGTCAGAGCATCGTGGTCAGCCAGGGTTCCGCCAGCGGCACCATCATCGGTGAGCTGGACGGCACCGCCACGGACCTCGACCTCTATCTCGACGTGGAGAGCTGCAGCTGGTGGAGCTGCTCGTGGTCCAACGTGGACAGCGGCACCAGCCCGGACTCCACCGAGACGGTGAACTACAGTGGCAGCTCCGGCACCTATCGCTGGCGGGTCGTGTCCTACAGCGGTAGCGGTACCTACGAGCTGTGCGTGAACCAGCCCTGA
- a CDS encoding ABC transporter ATP-binding protein has translation MSDTRPSKTQSSPASPTDSPAAPTLVFTEVVRRFGRLPVLGGVSATVQAGEVLLVTGRNGSGKSTLLKCLAGLLAADRGEIELRLGERALSPRERRHAVGYAAPDMAYYEELSTRENLLFFARLRRVEEARVDELLDRVGLPPGREAGALSSGMLQRLRWCGAVLHRPPLLLLDEPFQNLDDPGRETGRQMLEEHLGHGLAVVANPGPLDLPYVTQHLQLAG, from the coding sequence GTGTCCGATACCCGACCCTCGAAGACGCAGTCTTCACCAGCTTCGCCGACGGACTCGCCGGCGGCCCCCACCTTGGTCTTCACCGAGGTGGTGCGCCGATTCGGTCGTCTGCCGGTGCTCGGCGGTGTCTCCGCCACTGTGCAGGCCGGCGAGGTGCTCTTGGTCACGGGGCGCAACGGATCCGGCAAGAGCACGCTGCTCAAATGTCTGGCAGGGCTGCTGGCGGCGGATCGGGGGGAGATCGAGCTGCGCCTCGGGGAGCGAGCACTGAGCCCCCGGGAGCGGCGCCACGCCGTCGGCTACGCGGCGCCGGACATGGCCTACTACGAAGAGCTCTCGACCCGGGAGAACCTGCTCTTCTTCGCCCGCCTGCGGCGGGTGGAGGAGGCGCGGGTGGATGAGCTCCTGGACCGCGTCGGCCTGCCACCGGGCCGCGAGGCCGGCGCCCTCTCCTCGGGCATGCTGCAGCGTCTTCGATGGTGCGGCGCGGTGCTCCACCGGCCGCCGCTGCTGCTCCTCGACGAGCCATTTCAGAACCTCGACGATCCGGGCCGCGAAACCGGCCGCCAGATGCTCGAAGAGCACCTGGGTCACGGCCTCGCCGTGGTCGCCAATCCCGGCCCCCTGGACCTTCCCTATGTCACACAGCACCTCCAGCTGGCTGGCTGA
- a CDS encoding proline--tRNA ligase codes for MRWSQFYLYTTREVPADAEVVSHRLMVRAGMIKKLAAGIYTYLPFGWRSVEKLTAIVRRELAVAGAVELSMPAVQPAELWEESGRWEQYGKELLRMEDRHGRSFCFGPTHEEVITDLVRHDINSYRQLPINLYQIQTKFRDEIRPRFGLMRGREFIMKDAYSFHVDADSLDETYQAMADAYSRIFEACGLDYIAVEADTGTIGGSASHEYMVLAQTGESEVVRCPDTGYAANVEKAESGPLPVPAKEDPQPLEEVATPGATAVADVAELLEVPQERVVKTLVYDTDQGLVAVAIRGDREVNELKLKALLDAQVVGLASEEKVRQATGSPVGFAGPVGLPKDLRLIGDVSVQELTNFVCGANKADAHLTGVNWGRDADPEQWADVRLVQGGDPAPAGEGVLEQFRGIEVGHIFKLGTKYSEAMGCTFLDDSGQKHAMPMGCYGLGIGRTVAAAIEQNHDEDGIIWPLPLAPFQVLLIALNPKDDEVVAQADSLYADLQTQGLEVLYDDRRDRPGVKFKDADLTGIPVRLVVGAKSLKEGQVEISLRRDRERQMTAVADAVARVAELVRG; via the coding sequence ATGCGCTGGAGCCAATTTTACCTGTACACGACGCGGGAAGTGCCCGCCGACGCCGAAGTGGTGAGCCATCGGTTGATGGTTCGCGCCGGCATGATCAAGAAGTTGGCGGCGGGGATCTACACCTACCTGCCCTTCGGCTGGCGCAGCGTGGAAAAGCTCACCGCCATCGTGCGCCGGGAGCTGGCGGTGGCGGGAGCGGTGGAGCTCTCCATGCCGGCGGTGCAGCCGGCGGAGCTGTGGGAGGAGTCCGGACGCTGGGAGCAATACGGCAAAGAGCTCCTGCGCATGGAGGACCGCCACGGCCGCAGCTTCTGCTTCGGTCCCACCCACGAAGAGGTGATCACCGATCTGGTGCGCCACGACATCAACAGCTACCGCCAGCTGCCGATCAATCTGTACCAGATCCAGACCAAGTTCCGGGACGAGATCCGTCCCCGCTTCGGGCTCATGCGCGGCCGTGAGTTCATCATGAAGGACGCCTATTCCTTCCACGTCGACGCCGACTCCCTGGACGAGACCTACCAGGCCATGGCGGACGCCTACAGCCGGATCTTCGAAGCCTGCGGGCTCGACTACATCGCCGTCGAGGCGGATACCGGCACCATCGGCGGCTCCGCTTCCCACGAGTACATGGTGCTCGCCCAGACCGGTGAGAGCGAGGTGGTGCGCTGCCCCGACACCGGCTATGCGGCCAATGTGGAGAAGGCGGAGAGCGGCCCCCTACCGGTGCCGGCGAAGGAGGACCCGCAGCCCTTGGAAGAGGTGGCCACCCCCGGCGCCACCGCCGTGGCGGACGTGGCGGAGCTGTTGGAAGTACCCCAGGAGCGGGTGGTCAAGACCCTCGTCTACGACACCGATCAGGGGCTGGTGGCGGTGGCCATCCGCGGAGATCGGGAGGTCAACGAGCTCAAGCTCAAGGCGCTGCTGGACGCCCAGGTGGTGGGACTGGCGAGCGAGGAGAAGGTGCGCCAGGCCACTGGCTCACCGGTGGGCTTCGCCGGTCCCGTGGGGTTGCCGAAGGACTTGCGGCTGATCGGCGACGTCTCGGTGCAGGAGCTGACCAATTTCGTCTGCGGCGCCAACAAGGCCGATGCCCACCTCACCGGCGTCAACTGGGGCCGGGACGCCGACCCTGAACAGTGGGCCGACGTGCGCCTGGTGCAGGGCGGGGATCCGGCGCCCGCCGGTGAGGGCGTGCTGGAGCAGTTCCGGGGCATCGAGGTCGGTCATATCTTCAAGCTCGGCACCAAGTATTCCGAGGCCATGGGCTGCACCTTCCTCGACGACAGCGGTCAGAAGCACGCCATGCCCATGGGCTGCTACGGCCTCGGCATCGGTCGCACCGTCGCCGCCGCCATCGAGCAGAACCACGACGAGGACGGCATCATCTGGCCGCTCCCTCTGGCCCCCTTCCAGGTGCTGCTCATCGCCCTCAACCCCAAGGACGACGAGGTGGTGGCCCAGGCCGACAGCCTCTACGCCGACCTCCAGACCCAGGGCCTGGAAGTGCTCTACGACGACCGCCGGGATCGCCCCGGCGTGAAGTTCAAGGATGCCGACCTGACCGGCATCCCGGTGCGGCTGGTGGTGGGGGCCAAATCCCTCAAGGAAGGCCAGGTGGAGATTTCCCTGCGCCGCGACCGGGAACGCCAGATGACGGCGGTGGCGGACGCGGTGGCGCGGGTGGCGGAGCTGGTGCGGGGGTGA
- a CDS encoding heme exporter protein CcmB has product MSHSTSSWLAEATAVFAKEWRCELRTRYALNTLGLFALTTLVTVTLSLGPLGARSGERTTVLPVLLWVLLLFAVTAGLPRVFVHEEETHTANGLRLAADPTALFCGKLAYGVTVVFALELLVTPLYLAMMQLPVATPGVLVAGLFLGGFGLAAGGTLVAAIIAQARTSGALFAVLALPVLLPLLVLAIEASRAAVAGDPAAVVLRQLLLYDGTVLVAGLLLFPAVWNP; this is encoded by the coding sequence ATGTCACACAGCACCTCCAGCTGGCTGGCTGAAGCGACCGCCGTCTTCGCCAAGGAATGGCGATGCGAGCTGCGCACCCGCTACGCCCTCAACACCCTCGGCCTCTTCGCCCTCACCACGCTGGTGACGGTCACCCTCAGCCTCGGCCCGCTGGGTGCCCGCAGCGGCGAGCGCACCACCGTGCTGCCGGTGCTGCTGTGGGTCCTGCTCCTCTTTGCCGTCACCGCCGGTCTGCCTCGGGTCTTCGTTCACGAGGAGGAGACCCACACCGCCAACGGCCTGCGCTTGGCGGCGGATCCCACCGCTCTCTTCTGCGGCAAGCTGGCCTACGGGGTGACCGTGGTCTTCGCCCTCGAGCTGCTGGTGACCCCCCTCTACCTGGCGATGATGCAGCTGCCGGTGGCGACCCCCGGGGTGTTGGTGGCGGGGCTTTTCCTCGGCGGCTTCGGCCTCGCCGCCGGCGGCACCCTGGTGGCCGCCATCATCGCCCAGGCGCGCACCAGCGGAGCTCTCTTCGCTGTGCTCGCCCTGCCGGTGCTGTTACCCTTGCTGGTACTCGCCATCGAGGCCAGCCGCGCCGCCGTCGCCGGGGATCCTGCTGCGGTAGTGCTCCGCCAGCTGCTCTTGTATGATGGGACCGTCTTGGTAGCGGGATTGCTGCTCTTTCCCGCAGTATGGAATCCATGA
- a CDS encoding peptidylprolyl isomerase, whose protein sequence is METLFRCLRGVMASGLLPVILLSSAVGILAGCGGAAPISLPKPQQRPEALPKVENLELRSLLLLLADRRLYEPLTVERAFDGDAELRRELAVVLGRIQERAGIPTLQALLLDDSPEVRREAAFALGLLGVDTARPQLLRVATGEDRAAAVLAVEALAASGVSVLDVGEALAVLETESGLGQEEVWHRLLPVLHRFSGEPAVALARLGLEQAPNAELRGWAVYALAQDPQPRVAADLRPLLADEDPWIRGLAAQALGRIGDGPDLERLAPQLQDPDPWVVIQALEAGRRLVASARAAAVPSWREALARLVVDPRPGVRMTAIETSAYWLLDELLEAPLLAYLEPGEAGEAGEADAEGWAGDRALVALAVGGHERSPDLIRAAAAATRVERRVAAVRAAAVAASGAGVLDTLAEDPEPAVRRAVLEERLAALARNGWTETDLDRGEALARGALEDVDASLWATACDWLTEIPALPVADLAVAAVRTTRVLEARLSAVRALAARGAALEEETEDAATVLQALARDSNWLVRRQAARALVELGRTPPPVGPVASGRGVDSYEDVILRTRRPRRVELVTSRGSLVLELDCPAAPMTCLSFLQLADQGFFDGLAWHRLVPGFAVQSGDPRGDGWGGPGYRLRDEVNRRSFRRGTVGMALSGPDTAGSQFFITLSRQPQLDGVYTALGEVVDGEELLGLLEPGDRVESVRPVP, encoded by the coding sequence ATGGAGACCCTTTTTCGGTGTTTGCGGGGCGTCATGGCGAGCGGACTGCTGCCTGTGATCCTCCTATCCTCGGCCGTCGGAATCCTCGCCGGCTGTGGTGGAGCCGCGCCCATTTCCCTGCCCAAGCCGCAGCAGCGTCCGGAAGCTCTGCCCAAGGTGGAGAATCTGGAGTTGCGCAGCCTGCTCCTGCTGTTGGCGGACCGGCGGCTGTACGAGCCGTTGACGGTGGAGCGTGCCTTTGACGGCGACGCCGAGCTGCGCCGGGAGCTGGCGGTGGTCCTGGGGAGGATTCAAGAGCGGGCGGGGATCCCGACGCTGCAGGCGCTGCTGCTGGACGACTCACCGGAGGTCCGACGGGAGGCTGCCTTCGCTCTCGGTCTGCTGGGAGTGGATACCGCCCGGCCGCAGCTACTGAGGGTGGCCACCGGCGAGGATCGCGCGGCAGCGGTGCTGGCGGTGGAGGCCTTGGCGGCGTCGGGGGTTTCCGTGCTGGACGTGGGGGAGGCCCTCGCAGTGTTGGAAACGGAGTCGGGGTTGGGACAAGAGGAAGTCTGGCATCGGCTCCTGCCGGTGCTCCACCGCTTTTCCGGCGAGCCGGCGGTGGCGCTGGCGCGGTTGGGGCTGGAGCAGGCACCCAATGCCGAGCTGCGGGGGTGGGCGGTCTACGCCTTGGCTCAGGATCCCCAGCCGCGGGTCGCCGCTGATCTGCGGCCGCTGCTGGCGGACGAAGACCCGTGGATTCGCGGTCTGGCGGCTCAGGCCCTGGGGCGCATCGGCGACGGCCCTGATTTGGAACGGCTGGCACCGCAGCTCCAAGATCCGGATCCCTGGGTGGTGATCCAAGCCCTCGAGGCCGGCCGCCGGTTGGTGGCTTCGGCGCGGGCGGCGGCGGTACCGAGCTGGCGCGAGGCACTGGCGCGGCTGGTGGTGGATCCCCGCCCCGGCGTGCGCATGACCGCCATCGAGACCTCCGCCTATTGGCTGTTGGACGAGCTCCTGGAGGCACCGCTCCTCGCCTATCTGGAGCCCGGAGAGGCGGGGGAAGCCGGGGAAGCCGATGCGGAGGGCTGGGCCGGGGATCGGGCGCTGGTGGCTTTGGCGGTAGGCGGCCACGAGCGCAGCCCGGACTTGATCCGCGCCGCCGCCGCAGCGACTCGCGTCGAGCGACGGGTGGCGGCGGTCCGGGCTGCCGCCGTCGCAGCGAGCGGGGCTGGAGTCCTCGACACGCTGGCGGAGGATCCGGAACCGGCGGTGCGGCGGGCGGTGCTCGAGGAGCGGCTGGCGGCGCTGGCCCGGAACGGTTGGACCGAGACGGACCTGGACCGCGGTGAGGCGTTGGCCCGGGGCGCCTTGGAGGATGTGGACGCGTCCCTGTGGGCCACCGCCTGCGATTGGCTGACCGAGATCCCGGCGTTGCCGGTGGCGGACCTGGCGGTGGCGGCGGTGCGCACCACCCGAGTGCTGGAGGCGCGGCTGTCGGCGGTGCGGGCGCTGGCGGCGCGAGGGGCGGCCCTGGAAGAGGAGACGGAGGACGCGGCGACGGTGCTGCAGGCGCTGGCGCGGGACTCCAACTGGCTGGTGCGGCGGCAGGCGGCGCGGGCTCTGGTGGAGCTGGGACGCACTCCGCCGCCGGTGGGGCCGGTGGCCAGCGGCCGAGGAGTCGATTCCTACGAGGACGTGATCCTGCGTACCCGGCGCCCCCGACGGGTGGAGCTGGTCACCTCCCGCGGTTCCCTGGTGCTGGAGCTCGACTGCCCGGCGGCTCCCATGACTTGTCTGAGCTTTCTCCAGCTGGCCGACCAGGGATTCTTCGACGGCCTTGCCTGGCATCGCCTGGTGCCCGGCTTCGCGGTGCAGAGCGGTGACCCCCGGGGGGACGGCTGGGGCGGCCCCGGCTACCGTTTGCGGGACGAGGTCAATCGTCGCTCCTTCCGCCGGGGGACCGTGGGGATGGCCCTGTCGGGGCCGGATACGGCGGGTAGCCAATTCTTCATCACCCTCTCCCGTCAGCCCCAGCTGGACGGCGTCTACACTGCCTTGGGCGAGGTGGTGGACGGGGAGGAGCTGCTGGGACTACTGGAGCCGGGGGACCGGGTGGAGAGCGTGCGGCCGGTGCCGTGA
- a CDS encoding tetratricopeptide repeat protein — translation MKQPDRQSTRSRDSEAEEAAQASAHRQDSAPDGVICQVCGEVNGEDQEYCRRCHHKLLVISGPVFEEDMVFEHSEDDGFSFDEHLLERISILEEVVKRSAESLRQLLAAVKKQERNVLINNTGLTVLGELLEEHGVLEPNAWSERWQGRMDEHLSALERRERFQSLRERITGLYHGPDVAEFEDRLTGAEAALGAYDGEAALRSLESALELAPDNYELAYLVGEIHFDDGEMDAALELFERALERRPDHYDSLLYAGALHYQRGDTERAAELLERAAAVQPDAFLPHFSLGAVHASSGELELAVERLERAVEIDVVPQALYLLGSCLYELGRLGEAIQRLQQAVKIRPAFEEALQLLGLAYLDRRWNRKALAALSRAQRLSPKRMRYRDLVLYLLDQAQSPAPPSSEEAQEWFARAYACLERDDLDRALTNYRRALALEPENPLLLMSYALLCLQLDRGREIEAVSWRVLELEPDEALKATAYATLIEALRSQGKYREGNRIGRQLLAEGASDFSKTIAYYEMAYNLAEMEENLDQALDYARRSVELSPAELRQLPLAALGWVHYKRHEYSAAIDSLSRASELAPSATTLNHLGMVLLASGQQDQAREVLAEARSLGQGEANVEEKMIETVRENRRMPEAAPPRPKK, via the coding sequence ATGAAACAGCCGGATCGACAATCAACCCGTAGCCGGGACTCCGAAGCCGAAGAGGCCGCCCAGGCTTCCGCCCACCGCCAGGACTCCGCGCCCGACGGTGTGATCTGCCAGGTCTGCGGCGAGGTCAACGGCGAGGATCAGGAGTATTGCCGCCGCTGTCACCACAAGCTGCTGGTGATCTCCGGGCCGGTGTTCGAGGAGGACATGGTCTTCGAGCACTCGGAGGACGATGGTTTCTCCTTCGACGAACACCTGCTGGAGCGCATCTCGATCCTCGAGGAAGTGGTCAAGCGCAGCGCCGAGAGCCTGCGGCAGCTGCTGGCGGCGGTGAAGAAGCAGGAGCGCAACGTCCTGATCAACAACACCGGGCTGACGGTGTTGGGAGAGCTGTTGGAAGAGCACGGCGTGCTCGAGCCCAACGCCTGGAGCGAGCGCTGGCAGGGGCGCATGGACGAGCATCTGTCGGCGTTGGAGCGGCGGGAGAGATTCCAGAGCCTGCGCGAGCGCATCACCGGTCTCTACCACGGGCCGGATGTGGCGGAGTTCGAGGATCGGTTGACCGGAGCGGAGGCGGCCCTGGGAGCCTACGACGGCGAGGCTGCCCTGCGCTCTCTGGAATCGGCCTTGGAGCTCGCTCCGGACAATTACGAGCTGGCCTACCTGGTGGGGGAGATCCACTTCGACGACGGGGAAATGGACGCTGCTCTGGAGCTTTTCGAGCGCGCCCTAGAGCGCCGGCCGGACCACTACGACAGCCTGCTCTATGCCGGCGCGCTGCACTATCAGCGGGGGGATACGGAGCGGGCGGCGGAGCTGCTGGAGCGCGCTGCGGCGGTGCAGCCGGACGCCTTCCTGCCCCATTTCAGCCTCGGGGCGGTGCACGCCAGCAGCGGCGAGCTGGAGCTGGCGGTGGAGCGGCTGGAGCGGGCGGTGGAGATCGATGTGGTGCCCCAGGCGCTCTATTTGCTGGGAAGCTGTCTCTACGAATTGGGGCGTTTGGGGGAAGCCATCCAACGGCTCCAACAGGCGGTGAAGATTCGCCCGGCCTTCGAAGAGGCGCTGCAATTGCTCGGACTGGCCTACCTGGACCGCCGATGGAACCGCAAGGCCCTGGCGGCCCTCAGCCGAGCTCAGCGCCTGAGCCCCAAACGCATGCGCTACCGGGACTTGGTTCTCTACTTGCTCGACCAGGCCCAGTCTCCGGCACCGCCGTCCTCGGAAGAGGCACAGGAGTGGTTCGCCCGGGCCTACGCTTGCTTGGAGCGGGACGATCTGGACCGGGCCCTCACCAACTACCGGCGCGCCTTGGCCCTGGAACCGGAGAACCCGCTGCTGCTGATGTCCTACGCCCTCCTCTGCCTGCAGCTCGACCGCGGGCGCGAGATCGAGGCGGTGAGCTGGCGGGTGCTGGAGCTAGAGCCCGACGAGGCCCTCAAGGCCACCGCCTACGCCACCCTCATCGAGGCGCTGCGCAGCCAGGGCAAGTACCGCGAGGGCAACCGCATCGGCCGGCAGCTGCTGGCGGAAGGGGCCTCGGACTTCAGCAAGACCATCGCCTATTACGAGATGGCTTACAACCTGGCGGAGATGGAAGAGAATCTGGATCAGGCGTTGGACTACGCTCGCCGCTCGGTGGAGCTGTCACCGGCGGAGCTGCGGCAGCTGCCGCTGGCGGCCCTGGGCTGGGTGCACTACAAGCGCCACGAGTACAGCGCTGCCATCGACTCCCTGTCCCGGGCTTCGGAGCTGGCACCGTCCGCCACCACCCTCAATCATCTGGGGATGGTGCTGCTGGCATCGGGGCAGCAGGACCAGGCCCGGGAGGTGCTGGCGGAAGCCCGCAGCCTCGGCCAGGGGGAGGCCAACGTCGAAGAGAAGATGATCGAGACCGTGCGGGAGAACCGCCGCATGCCGGAGGCGGCACCGCCGAGACCCAAGAAGTAG